A genomic region of Calonectris borealis chromosome 37, bCalBor7.hap1.2, whole genome shotgun sequence contains the following coding sequences:
- the ZNRD2 gene encoding protein ZNRD2 isoform X1, with amino-acid sequence MALNAGAEPAPGAAELEARRGRQERVSRAMGQLLLRGYRMLGRCCPHCGTILLQDKQQQLYCVTCQDLDCDGGGGGPAPEPAATPPPPPRQPAAPRPEHCEGAATGLRGAPPSPPGPPGEAAVGAARAAVLEKLGWAARELPRTASAEGSTQLCALVRACAEALGGLQALAPPATPP; translated from the exons ATGGCGTTGAACGCGg GCGCGGAgccggccccgggcgcggcggagctggaggcgcggcgggggcggcaggAGCGGGTCAGCCGGGCCatggggcagctgctgctgcgggggTACCGCATGCTGGGGCGGTGCTGCCCCCACTGCGGG aCCATCCTGCTGCaggacaagcagcagcagctctactGCGTGACCTGCCAGGACCTGGACTGCgacggcggggggggcggccccg CACCGGAGCCCGCGgccacccccccgccgcccccccgtcAACCGGCCGCCCCCCGTCCCGAGCACTGCGAGGGAGCAGCCACAGGATTAcggggggccccccccagcccccccggcccccccggggaggcggcggtgggcgcggcgcgggcggcggtgCTGGAAAAATTGGGGTGGGCGGCGCGGGAGCTGCCCCGCACGGCCTCGGCCGAGGGCAGCACCCAACTCTGCGCCCTGGTGCGGGCCTGCGCCGAGgctctgggggggctgcaggccctcgccccccccgccacccccccatAA
- the ZNRD2 gene encoding protein ZNRD2 isoform X2, translating to MALNAGAEPAPGAAELEARRGRQERTILLQDKQQQLYCVTCQDLDCDGGGGGPAPEPAATPPPPPRQPAAPRPEHCEGAATGLRGAPPSPPGPPGEAAVGAARAAVLEKLGWAARELPRTASAEGSTQLCALVRACAEALGGLQALAPPATPP from the exons ATGGCGTTGAACGCGg GCGCGGAgccggccccgggcgcggcggagctggaggcgcggcgggggcggcaggAGCGG aCCATCCTGCTGCaggacaagcagcagcagctctactGCGTGACCTGCCAGGACCTGGACTGCgacggcggggggggcggccccg CACCGGAGCCCGCGgccacccccccgccgcccccccgtcAACCGGCCGCCCCCCGTCCCGAGCACTGCGAGGGAGCAGCCACAGGATTAcggggggccccccccagcccccccggcccccccggggaggcggcggtgggcgcggcgcgggcggcggtgCTGGAAAAATTGGGGTGGGCGGCGCGGGAGCTGCCCCGCACGGCCTCGGCCGAGGGCAGCACCCAACTCTGCGCCCTGGTGCGGGCCTGCGCCGAGgctctgggggggctgcaggccctcgccccccccgccacccccccatAA